One stretch of Halobaculum marinum DNA includes these proteins:
- a CDS encoding DUF5813 family protein produces MSDTDDAGADDAVPGRVRGAVRDHDAVADDPADGELVVTSTPFDGRIAVAEADDGRIEFDVTVTVPTLSAVVADDVADVVEDGWLDTFERRIATIGDVTTAGHDLDPTVERAGDEVVVAESLRDLNERRGLNDAVAVVDYVEGTYVQGVIPGYEYGEPVSGLISRARAAGGSDGF; encoded by the coding sequence ATGAGCGACACAGACGACGCCGGTGCCGACGACGCCGTCCCCGGGCGCGTGCGGGGCGCCGTCCGCGACCACGACGCCGTCGCCGACGACCCCGCGGACGGCGAACTGGTCGTCACCTCGACGCCGTTCGACGGCCGCATCGCGGTCGCGGAGGCCGACGACGGGCGGATCGAGTTCGACGTGACCGTGACCGTCCCCACGCTGTCTGCGGTCGTCGCGGACGACGTGGCGGACGTGGTCGAAGACGGGTGGCTCGACACCTTCGAACGCCGAATCGCGACCATCGGCGACGTGACCACCGCCGGGCACGACCTCGACCCGACCGTCGAACGCGCCGGTGACGAGGTCGTCGTCGCGGAGTCGCTGCGCGACCTGAACGAACGCCGGGGACTGAACGACGCCGTCGCCGTCGTCGACTACGTCGAGGGGACGTACGTGCAGGGGGTCATCCCCGGCTACGAGTACGGCGAACCGGTGTCGGGGCTGATCAGCCGCGCTCGCGCCGCCGGCGGGAGTGACGGCTTCTGA
- a CDS encoding Lrp/AsnC family transcriptional regulator, with product MVVAYVMVKAASGDADRIRDGILNLEGVQEAHIVAGDMDFVVKVEVDAPTDVKRVAADGIQGITGVEDTQTYIAMG from the coding sequence ATGGTCGTCGCGTACGTCATGGTGAAGGCCGCCTCCGGCGACGCCGACCGCATCCGCGACGGGATCCTGAACCTCGAAGGGGTCCAAGAGGCGCACATCGTCGCCGGCGACATGGACTTCGTGGTGAAGGTGGAGGTGGACGCGCCGACGGACGTGAAGCGCGTCGCCGCCGACGGGATCCAGGGGATCACCGGCGTCGAGGACACGCAGACGTACATCGCGATGGGCTGA
- a CDS encoding potassium channel family protein, with amino-acid sequence MRFIVIGAGRVGLRTARVLREEGHDVTVVERDADRASRARTAGFSVVEGDGSHEDVLAKAAVERADAVGALTGDLNVNFAACMIAKHHGCRTVMRIDEDYREEIYQKYANEVDEIIYPERLGAIGAKNALLGGNIRAIADIAENLQVLLFTIPDESPMRGYTLSEVQLPSQARLLAFGKQNQAMGIPFPDDSLEAGDRVAVLADFEVLDDVRQLLVGDDAAGTLASAAGSGGGL; translated from the coding sequence ATGCGTTTCATCGTCATCGGAGCGGGACGTGTCGGACTTCGCACGGCGCGGGTGCTCCGCGAGGAGGGGCACGACGTGACCGTCGTGGAGCGCGACGCCGACCGGGCGAGTCGGGCGCGAACTGCGGGGTTCAGCGTCGTCGAGGGTGACGGCTCCCACGAGGACGTGCTGGCGAAGGCGGCGGTCGAGCGTGCCGACGCCGTGGGCGCGCTCACCGGCGATCTGAACGTGAACTTCGCGGCGTGCATGATCGCCAAACACCACGGCTGCCGCACCGTGATGCGCATCGACGAGGACTACCGCGAGGAGATCTACCAGAAGTACGCCAACGAGGTCGACGAGATCATCTACCCCGAGCGCCTCGGCGCCATCGGCGCGAAGAACGCCCTGCTGGGCGGGAACATCCGGGCAATCGCCGACATCGCGGAGAACCTCCAAGTGCTGCTGTTCACGATCCCCGACGAGTCGCCGATGCGCGGCTACACCCTCAGCGAGGTGCAACTCCCCTCGCAGGCGCGCCTGCTCGCGTTCGGTAAGCAGAACCAGGCGATGGGGATCCCGTTCCCCGACGACTCGCTGGAGGCGGGCGACCGCGTCGCGGTGCTCGCTGACTTCGAGGTGCTCGACGACGTCCGACAACTGCTCGTCGGCGACGACGCCGCGGGGACGCTCGCCTCCGCCGCGGGGTCGGGAGGTGGTCTCTGA
- a CDS encoding Lrp/AsnC family transcriptional regulator, whose amino-acid sequence MVHAFVMVKVSGDADTPGVADTVSRIETVTEAHVVAGEFDIVAEVDAPDMYTVLDTVADAVRGIDGVTDTRTYVSMTA is encoded by the coding sequence ATGGTTCACGCGTTCGTGATGGTGAAGGTGAGCGGGGACGCGGACACGCCGGGCGTCGCGGACACGGTGTCGCGGATCGAGACGGTGACCGAGGCGCACGTCGTCGCGGGCGAGTTCGACATCGTCGCGGAGGTGGACGCCCCGGACATGTACACCGTGCTCGACACCGTCGCCGACGCGGTTCGCGGGATCGACGGCGTCACGGACACGCGGACGTACGTGTCGATGACCGCCTGA
- a CDS encoding thiamine pyrophosphate-dependent enzyme: MTRIVGERDLDDTRFDAEDARAALRDVIRTRRFDERALALQRRGWMSGYPPYEGQEAAQVGAAHAMRDDDHLFPTYRSNALQIARGVPMSDILLFRRGFAEYHSDHDVPVFPQAVPIASQIPHAAGAGMAANYADEDWAALVCFGDGATSEGDFHEGLNFAGVFDAPTVFFCENNGWAISLPRERQTASESIAIKADAYGIDGVQVDGNDPLATRAVVEDALASARDGDPVLVEALTYRRGAHTTADDPSQYRDGDPDLPEWRLRDPVDRFAEWCEGQGIVDGDFVEEATAEANEELADAVDTAEAVPRPDPEEMFDSMYESLPADVERQREAARQVADEHPETYELER, translated from the coding sequence GTGACGCGGATCGTCGGAGAACGGGACCTCGACGACACCCGCTTCGACGCCGAAGACGCCCGGGCGGCGCTGCGGGACGTGATCCGAACGCGACGCTTCGACGAGCGCGCGCTCGCCCTCCAACGCCGCGGGTGGATGAGCGGCTACCCGCCGTACGAGGGGCAGGAGGCTGCGCAGGTCGGCGCCGCCCACGCGATGCGCGACGACGACCACCTGTTCCCCACCTACCGCTCGAACGCCCTCCAGATCGCTCGCGGCGTCCCGATGAGCGACATCCTCCTGTTCCGTCGCGGCTTCGCCGAGTACCACTCCGACCACGACGTGCCCGTGTTCCCGCAGGCGGTCCCCATCGCCAGCCAGATCCCACACGCCGCCGGTGCGGGGATGGCCGCGAACTACGCCGACGAGGACTGGGCCGCGCTCGTCTGCTTCGGCGACGGTGCGACCAGCGAGGGCGACTTCCACGAGGGGCTGAACTTCGCGGGCGTGTTCGACGCGCCGACCGTCTTCTTCTGTGAGAACAACGGCTGGGCCATCTCGCTCCCGCGCGAGCGCCAGACCGCCAGCGAGTCCATCGCGATCAAGGCCGACGCCTACGGCATCGACGGCGTGCAGGTCGACGGCAACGACCCGCTGGCGACGCGCGCAGTCGTCGAGGACGCGCTGGCGAGCGCCCGCGACGGCGACCCCGTGCTCGTGGAGGCGCTCACCTACCGCCGCGGCGCCCACACGACCGCCGACGACCCCAGCCAGTACCGCGACGGCGACCCGGACCTGCCCGAGTGGCGCCTGCGCGACCCGGTCGACCGCTTCGCCGAGTGGTGCGAGGGCCAGGGAATCGTCGACGGCGACTTCGTCGAGGAGGCGACTGCCGAGGCGAACGAGGAACTCGCCGACGCCGTCGACACCGCGGAGGCGGTTCCGCGACCCGACCCCGAGGAGATGTTCGACTCGATGTACGAGTCCCTCCCGGCGGACGTCGAGCGCCAGCGCGAGGCGGCCCGGCAGGTCGCCGACGAGCACCCCGAGACGTACGAGTTGGAGCGGTAG